TCATTATGCCTCTCACTATGTATGGCCATTTACGTTAGCACATGAAAAACATCATGAGCACTATAGTTTTAATGAGATTAGTCTCTATGTGATGCATCCTCTGGAAGCTATTCTTTTTGGTGGTATACTAACCCTGCTTCCATTGGTAATCTCTCTTAATTTCTATAGTTTTATTTTCTTTCTATTCTTTAATTGGTTGATCGGAGTAGTATCACATCTAAACACATCTTCGAATACCCGAGTTGTACTATTTGGTAATAATATTTTTCATAGAAATCATCACGAATACTCCAAATACAATTTTGGATTTTATACTGTGATCTGGGATAGGATTTTTGGCACCTATTATAGTGCAGATCGTAACTAATTTATCAATTCCAATATTCCTTTAATGAAAAAAGAAAGTATATACTTATGCGCTTTTCTCATTTTCAGAATCCATTTCTGTATTTTGAGCAAGTTGTTTTGCCCAGGAAATGGCATCACTAAGGTTATCAAAACTCTGGAAGCTATTCCTCATAAAGAGCTTTTCTATCAAAGAATTAAAAATTCCTCTCGAGGTATAACTTACCACCCCATACCCTCTTAGTTTATATCCATTTCTAAAAAACTTAACCCAATCACTAGGTTTCACAGAATATAAATTCACACGATTAGATATATATACAATATCTTCTCCGTTATTATCATACAGATGAGCAAACTCTTCGGTAATGGGTTTGGCATGATCCTCCCAGGTAAATAGTACTCCTTCGTTAATCTCTGCAACTACAA
This region of Aquimarina spinulae genomic DNA includes:
- a CDS encoding sterol desaturase family protein; translation: MQTIDHLHELYNPFYFWGILLIANVIMFLCTILISYLWSSFYRHQKLPIEKKDVTLSIAIMVINVLVAIPGYLLFINSNITFTDTNLIRDFVLLFVVVDFVMYIFHYASHYVWPFTLAHEKHHEHYSFNEISLYVMHPLEAILFGGILTLLPLVISLNFYSFIFFLFFNWLIGVVSHLNTSSNTRVVLFGNNIFHRNHHEYSKYNFGFYTVIWDRIFGTYYSADRN